The sequence AACATCCTAAATCTGTAGATAAGCTGTGCGAAAGCCTCAAATAGAACTTTTAATATTTAAACGTGTTCTCGTCTTTCGCCTGCACTTTTCAAGTTATACACAGCAGATCAGGGAAACGTCGCAATCTGCACTGTAAGCTGCTGTGTAAAATCCCAGAAGCTTTGGTAACTGTTGTGCTGCCCCTGGGCTTTCATTGGTGGACAAAAGGGATTCCTCGTCAGCGTGTCGAGTGCTAAGGAGGTGTGAACAATGTGCCTTACTTTTCTTCCTGATGTGTAGAGGAGATGTAAAGAAATGAAAGCCAAGGGTTTGCTGTTTGTTGGGAGCGGTGTGAGCGGTGGAGAAGACGGTGCCAGATATGGACCTTCTCTGATGCCCGGTGGTCACAAGGAGGCGTGGTATGTCAACAGCAATCTAGTCCTGATTACTGTAACTAgtcctttttatttaaaaaaaatgtaaatgaaTCTTTGCAAATGATAGTATTTCTGAAGTGCTGCCCTTATATTTGGAAATAGGATTCAGAAATGAACTAATGGGGTAAATACTGATTAGTCAATGAAGTGTTCTGATATAAAATATCATCTTTAGATATTAGTTGCTTTTCTGCTTATCCCCCTGTGAATAATGTTCAGTTCAAGCAGATTCTCCAACTCCTTTTGGTTCTGTGAATCCTCACTGTCTGCTTCGGCTTCTATGAGTTCAGTGTCCATACCACGAGCTGTGTTCCTGGCTACCCTGTGGTAACTTCCTCCTTTTATTCAAGGACAGTAACCCCTCCTCTCGGCAGGACAGGCAATGGAGAAACCAGCTCTGCTTATTCACTGTGGCTGCAGTGATGGTTCTGCAGCTTCAATCACTCACTCCacgcccccccgccccaccaccaccaccaccattacTTCAGTGTGATTTGCTCCTGTTGTGCAAACTCCCATCCCCCCCTAATAGCCTGGAAATAGTCTGGAGTGGGGGAGACCTCCACAATGTGATTAGTTTATAAATTGCAGAGAAtggatttccaccccccccccccagtctcctgtctgtgtgtgtctctgtgtctgtgtgtgtgtctgtgtgtgtggactaGTCCCTTGGCTGGGACTGAAAGCCCCTTCTACGGCGGTGACCGGCTGTGTTCTGGTTTGAATACTGTCAGCAGAAGCCTGCCCACTTCATGTTCTTCTGAGAATTCTACAGTTATCAGTGGGATTGTTCACGACTTTGTGAATTGTGATCCTTTGCACTCTGTGTCTCAGTAATGCTGCACTGGAGAAGCACTGAGCAGAAGGCAGATGAGAGAGGTGCTTCACCCTGGAAAGCCTCCTTTCCGAATGGGGTtggctgaggagagagagagagagagagagagtgagttggccATTTGCAACCTCAAATGTGATTGAAGCTGAGACCAGGAACGAggaaaaatacactttttaaaaagtgagaTTCTGGTCCATTTACGTATTTTTATTTACAAATTATGAGAGCACCGTGTTTGACCTCAAAGAGTAAACAAAATAAGAGAACAATTCATTCCCCCGGACTAGAAAAGGAGGTTTAACGCAGCACAGTATGTTTTGGTTAATAGTGAGCAAATATGGCAATAAATGCCTGAACTTCACTGTCAAGTGCAAATGGTGATGTCCATAATGTATTATTCTGACTCATAGTGCGGGAGGGCTTTTTTTATAAGAACATTGTGCTCCTGTGCAATGATGGATGAGTGTAAAAGTTTAAATCATTAGTATTCTGACGAAGTTCATCTTTTGTAGGAGGGAATGTTTATTGTTTCATTTGTCTAATGACTTCAGTATCTTGGTGACAAGAggctagtgatttttttttttattaaataatttgAGTCTTTCACTGGTTGTGTGGTGCAGTGGAGTGTGGACAGATGAGTCAGGTTTACTTCTGCTTTCCATctgccctcccctcctctcaGGCCTCACATCAAGGACATCTTTCAGAGCATTGCTGCCAAGGTTGGTTCAGGCGAGGCCTGTTGTGACTGGGTAAGTCTCAATGCAGAAATCAAATGTTGCATAATATCCTTGAGCTCAGCTGTCAAACCTCTACTATCCAGAATAAAATAGCAAATGCTGGAGATGAGCACTTGGTCAGTTGGTGTCCAGTAGCGTTCAGTCTTTGGGTGAGACCATCATCAGAATATTAGCCCATCGTTCTCACCCTGACTAATCTGTTGGGTAACCTCAGAATCTGGAGcatttgatttatttttattaaactttttattgCCCCTCTGTCATTGATATAAAGCTAATAATGTTTTGTAATTTACTTTGCAAAGCCTATTTGCCTTAATATTTGACACACGTAATTTAGTGTGTATGAACAAAACATCAACCTGTATTGAAGTCCACTTAGTGTAATATTGTGAATTTTTTGTCATCctagtttttttaattctttcatgggatgtgggtgtcactggcaaggccagtatttgttgcccatccctaattgtccttggactgagcggcttgctaggtcatttcagagggcagttaaaagtcaaccacactgctttgtggtctggagtcacatgtaggccagacaaggtaaggacagcagatttccatccctaaaaaGGAcattgatgggtttttacaacaattgatagccattactgagactagctttcaaacccagatttttattcattgaatttaaatttcagcagctgccctggtgggatttgggCCTGGGAGCATTAGCGTGGACCtcaggattactggtccagtgacaccatcattatgccaccatctccccttagtTTCTTCATAGCTCCAGCATTGGCTAAGAGGTTAAAGCATTAGATCATTTTGACATTGACGTTGAACATGCTTGTATTCTGTAATTACCATTTTATGTTTTTAAACAAGTTTGGGGTCTGTTTTGATTCCTCAatttgatgaagattgcagtgtTAAGGGTGCTGTTCTGCCTTATTAAATTGTCGTGGTGTCTTGTAGTTCTGTGAGCTCAGACGGCAGTAGTTCTGATCTCTGTCCTGCTTTCAGGTAGGGGATGAAGGAGCTGGTCACTTCGTCAAGATGGTGCACAACGGCATCGAGTATGGAGACATGCAGCTGATCTGTGAGGCTTATCACCTGATGAAGGACATTCTCCACATGGACCATGATGAAATGGCAAAGGTTAGCACTGTCTGCCTGTGAGGTATAGCTGTGATCCAAGGACAGTCTCCCAGTTCACTCCCTTCTGCATAATCTGGGTGCCTCCGGAACCTGGAACATTGAATTCTCCATTTGAAATGTTATCGTTTCCCCCTGGCACGGGATAAAAGCTGGAATTTCAGGTTCTGCATAACCcaattatttttttcccttttattctttcatggaacatgggtgtcgctggcaagaccagcatttgttgcccatccctaattatccttgaactgagtgacttgatTTGCTGTCTcacagagcatttaagagtcaaccacattgctgtgggtctggagtcacatgtaggccagaccaggtaaggacagcagattttcttccctgaaggacactagtgaaccagatgggtttttacgacagtcaGTGATGATTTCATGGTGGCCATTAGTGAGatatgtttttaattccagatttattaattgaatttaaattccactgacTGTTGTCGTGAGATGTCTCCAGAGCATcagtctaggcctctggattactagtccagtgatattaccagtacatcaccaaccaccacccccccagccttCATTTGAATAGAAAATGTCCATTTCTTCTTGGGTGTCCAGAGTTATGAATAATACTATTCGTTATATAATTTGAACGAGCTATGGCACCTCAAGTGACACTGATTCCTTAGGACAGTCAGTAGAAGGCAAATCAGTGGCAAGCTGCCttgcttaaatttcaaacaatgtttggcagttaactgtcactcactggtgcattctccatggcaacgcctccacCAAACAGAATCCACTTACCAACTAGTCAACCCACTTGCAAGAATGCCAACATGAGTGCAAGACGGAGACCTttggcctgtctctctcttcagcaatgctgaagTCCGGCtgtaaaatctttaatttttaacGTGGCATTTTAGAGGTTCGGCTGTAGAATTAAGTTGGTGGGTGTGGTGAAGGATCCTGATTTGTTCTCGTTTGAGCACTTGGTTATCGGTAAACGGAAAAAAGAAATTTGTACATTATTTTATTCCGCCGCAGGTATTTGAGGAATGGAACAAGACGGAGCTTGATTCGTTCCTGATTGAAATCACGGCAGATATCCTCAAATTTCGGGACCCCAGCGGGAAGCCTCTGCTGCCCCAGATCAGAGACTCTGCAGGGCAGAAGGGCACAGGGAAGTGGACTGCTATTTCTTCACTGGAATTTGGAGTTCCAGTTACACTTATTGGTAAGGAAGAGTTGGTTTGAATGCTCCACCTTTACTAAGTTTTTGTACCTGTAACTAGATTTTCTTTCTATTGAGGGTCCCATAGTTTGGAATAAAGCTTAAGCAACCTGGAAAGCAAACTTTGCAGCCTTGAAACCAAATGCTAACTACCTGTCTCTGCCGTGGGTGAATGCACCAACCTGCCCAGGCATACGGATCAGAAAGATCTCACGTCTGATCTCTTGAGCTTGGAGGGAATGGGAGTGCGTAGCTACAGTTGCCTCTGTCCCATCGGATTgtgaaagtgggggggggggatcagagaacAAAATCGACCAATGTCCCCCTCCAGATCTCTCTCCTGGGACCACCTCTGGATAGAGAGTGTGGTCATTTGGGTGAGATTAATGATTTTGATGGGTTTTTTTTCCTTCCCTACTTCTCTGTAAGGCTGAATaattaaagacttgcatttgtaaagCGGCTTTCatctccaaagtgcttcacaccgATGATAAGCGTTTGAAGTGTGGGCTGTGTTGTAAAGTTGGAAACACAACAGCAAATTTgcgacagtaatctcccacacatggcaatcgattgagggataaatattggtcaggacactggggataactcccctgctcctcttcaaaatagtgttaaGGGGTCTTTCTCTTCCATTTAGGGGAACTGGTTGCTCTCTGTTGCATCtggaagacagcacctctgacagtgcagctctccctcagtacagcaatgCAGTGTCACCCTCAATGCACGGTGGAACTtcctaccacagggagtagttaaGACGAAGAGTTTGCTTTTAAGGGGAGCTCGACAAGTGCACGAGAGAGAAAAGAACAGAAGGATATTCTGATGAGGTTAGCTGAAGAGGTTTAGGAGGAGACTGATATGCAGTATAAATGTCGGCCTAGACTATTTGGTTCGgacagcctgtttctgtgctgcagactccATTTGTAATCAGAATGGTCTCTTTTTAGGTGAGGCTGTCTTTGCAAGGTGCCTGTCCTCTCTGAAAGATGAAAGGTTAATAGCTGGCAAGAGGCTAACTGGGCCTAAAACAACTAAATTCTCTGGGGATAAAGGGACATTCTTGGAAGATATCCGCAAGGTGAGATTATCGAAGGACTGCTTCAACTAAATTTTTGGCGTGTGTTGCATTTAAGTGGACACTGGTTTGAAATCTTGATGTAACTGCTGGGCGTGAAACTGGGTCTGGTTGCAACATGGTCATGGATTAAACAGACTCACCCTCGTTTATTTGGCAAGTCACTGTCGGTATAGAGATTCTGACCAACTGGCCCTTGCTCAGGTGCTGCTAAGGGTTTTCCAGGTGGTCTCTGTGTCCTGGATGGAGATGGGATCagctagggttcctgctcctggtcgCTATGGTAACCTGCTGGAAGTGGATGTCCAATGAGGACAGGATTGAGCATGTGGTTGGAAAAGCCTGCCATTGCCCACCAGCAAACAGACAAATTGGGCAGAGTACCAGAGGATGACTGACACTGGAACTGTGCCACAGAAAGGAGTCCACAGTTCAGAGGAGAGATGAAGCGAgcgtatgggggtgggggggggagagagagagagagaagagggcatCAGATCTTTTGAGGGCTGTGCTAGACTATGGAGTGAATGATATCCAACTGCTTAAGATTTTATTTTATGTAAAATATTTTCATTTGAGTTTTATTCTGATTCCCTGCAATGCTAATTCCAGTTCCTGGTCGGAGCTGTTATGAGTGGAAGGTGCAAAAAAAACAGCCCTGGATTCAGTTAAAGGAAAATAGCACATCCGGGCTCAGATCCAGAAGTGGGACCAATTAGAGTTGCATAGCAACCTAACTTTTCAATGAGTTAAGGCGCTGCATTTTCAGCAGGGTTTCTGACTGGTGCCTGGAGATGAGTCACTAGCCTTTGCCTGTCTTAATGCTTCTGCGCATCCTCCAATTCAATCCATATATTGTGGAATGGGATAGGCtcttatcctctctctccctcccccctgccAGCGCTCAAGATGTTCTTCTGTCAATTGTCCAGTCTCACAGCCCGAAGTATGTGTAGATGCTGCCCATGTATAACCCAACTTCATGCGTCATTGTACAAACAAGGGAAGTTACTACTCTGTAACGTACTGGCCCATGTGAAAATATTTAAAGTGGTGAGAATCCTTTTGTCCCTTTTGCAGGCTCTCTACGCTTCGAAGATCATCTCCTATGCCCAGGGATTCATGCTCTTGAGGCAAGCAGCTAAAGAGTTTAACTGGTCTCTGAATTATGGTGGGATCGCACTGATGTGGAGAGGCGGCTGCATCATCAGGAGGTGAGGCAAGCGCTGGATACATAACAAcagcttggatttatatagcacctttttaacgtggtaaaatgtcccaaggtgcttcgcagGAATGTTAACAAGCTAAGTTCCACACTGAGTGGCACAAGATGTTAGGCATATTGTGgcttggtggtattgtcactggcctagtaatccagagacccagggtaatgctgtggggaccaggttcgaatcccaccacaggagATGGTGAAGTTTCAACTCAATAAAAGGAAACCTGCAATTAAAAGTCAGTTGGTGAactagatgggtctttacaacaatgtccttttcagggaaggaaatctaccgtccttaccGGGTCTGGCGTGGacgcgtgactccagacccatagcaatgtggttgactcttaaatgccctctgaattggcctagcaagccactcagttctctcaaatgctggcctagcccatcctatgaatgaatttttttttaaagtgagtaAAAGTTTGGTTTTGGGGAGCATTCTGGAGGAGCAGGAAACTTGAGGAATGCAATCATAtataaccaaaacaaaaacagaattacctggaaaaactcagcaggtctggcagcatcggcggagaagaaaaccaCCCTGTAGATTATTGTATGTAATTTTTAAACATTAGATCTCAATTCAATGTCCTGTATTTTCTTTCCCCACGCGGAGTCTCTCTTCAGTTATCGTGCTGTTTGCCTTTGGACTAACGCTGTTTTGAAGTTGGGGCCACAAGTTCCTGGGCAACAGGACAATATTTGCCGGCTATTTCCACACAGCGCAcatattgtttttaaaaaaaaaaaccgcTTGCAGGAAAATATCTGTAAAAGTTGTTTATCTTCCTCCAGTGTCTTTCTGGGAAAAATTAAAGATGCTTTTGATGCAAATCCTGAACTGCAGAACCTGCTCCTAGATCAATTCTTCACGAAGGCTGTTCAGGATTGTCAGGTATTTACGCACTGAACTGAAATAGGTTAAACATTATAGAATCGCAGAATGACTATCAATCTATAAGTTATATGATTACATTTATGGcaataagaacatgagaaatagaagcaggattaGGCCAGTTAGCCCCTCGAAgccctgctccgccactcaataaaATCACATCTGACctaattgtggctttaactccgcTTTCCAAtctgcccaccaccccctgcataacccttgactccctcgcctaacaaaaatctgtctaacttagccttgaatatattcaatgccctatcccccactgctccctggggaagagaattccacagactaaacgATGatcctcgagagagagagagagagagagagaacttccTCCTCGTCTCATCctaaatgggcagccccttattttgaaacttttCCCCCTTTATAAAACAGCATTTCATTTCCTGTGAGCAATGCTAAGCGATCCATTAGTGTACAATATTGAGACGCGTCTGTCACACTTCAGAGTCACGGGCTGATATGTTACTACTTCTTTTGCACAAAGGAAGCCGTTAATGTGAAATGTTTTTCCACTCGCACTAACTGAGTGCGAACAGGGCGCCACACCTTAGAACAGACTCCAGAACATTCCAGTAAGACTGGCTGCTCCAGGGCATTGGACTCAGTTTGGCTCCGGCCCTTGATGTTGGATTTGGGCTCCGTTGACACTGTAGCTGCAGTGTTGGTGTGAAGCTGAGCTACTTGTAACTGTTGTGTAAAGACACCCTAAGACTGGCGCAAAAAGTGGCATAAAGACAAAATTAGTCATACAGAACTTGAGCTTTgcttgaaaaaaagagacatgttgaagcttttcgtcttgcacttaccaggacacttcgcaagaatatcgatataaggggaaaacaacaatttatactgtatgagatgaGAGTCCTGATTTGTTGGCAGGTGGACTGTaattggtagagacattgccatggtgaatgcaccaatAGATGacggctgacagttaactgccaagcattgtttgaaatttaaaccagacagcttgaccctgattgatcaagccattgccctgaggaatgagtcaaccaatcagggtcaagctgcctggtttaaatttcaaacaatgcttggcagttaactgtcagccaccatcactggtgcattatccatggcaacacctctaccatttACAGTCCactggccaaccaatcagcactctctctcctcataaTAGTATAAATTAATGTTTCCCCTTTGTATTGATATTCTTgctaagtgtcctgatgagtgcaagataaaaagcttcgacatgtctctttttcagcaatactaaaagcaaaattcttgaaattgtcaggcagcatctgtggatagagagagagagagttaatgtttcatcagAATTAGTtgtagacctgaaacattaactgtgtttctctctgcacagttgCTGCCTGAGCATCTGAATATTTCCAGAGTTTGAAAGTATTCTGCTTttgtggggggaaaaaaaaatgctCTTACCCCCTTTCTCTCCAACCCCCATGAAAGTAATTTTGGGAGAATAAAGACTGTCCTGTATGTTCCTGTCATGCTGCGAGGGACTAAATCCAGCAAAAAATGAAAACTGAATATTTTGTCCACAGGAATCCTGGCGTCATGTGGTcagcactggggtacagatggGCATTCCTATgccctgtttcagtacagctctGTCTTTCTACGACGGTTACAGACACCAGATGCTGCCAGCAAACCTTATCCAGGTAAAGAATTGACAAGTTTGTATGATTTTTAGCAATGCTTTCTTGAGCTTTATTTCATTTTTCTCCCCTCAGTTCGATAAGTTTGTGCTGCACTCTAATTGCTGAGATTCCTCCCTCACTGCTCTTAACCAAATTCTCCCGGTATTATTATTCAAAACCAGCCAGGATTTCTGTCTCAAATGAAAAtggaaagtgctagaaaaactcagcaggcctgtcagcgttttgagtccaatatgactgcaCTTGagaacagacctgctgagtttttacagccctttgtttttatttcagatctccagcatctgcaatattttgcttttattttaagatTTCTGTCTCCTTGTTTGAAGATGCCTCAGCGGAGAGCATTGATATTTGAGACAGCTTCAAAACTCTAATCCAACAGGGTCCAGTTAAATTTGCTAAATCAACTATATTGACTTGCACAGTCAGAGCAGCTGTAAACAAAAgggattattattattttttaatccATGCCTTCATCTTTAAAATTGTCGAGCACATTCCAAAAAGATTGACGGACTAAAAGGTAAACTGAATCTTCAAGTGGGGCTCGTTTCTGTGTAAGGAATAAATCATGAGGTGAGGTTATGCAAACCGGAGTTGTGTTCCTTACAAATTAGAAGGTTCTGAAGTGATTTGACTCAAGTTTTCAAGGAGTTGGGGACCATTAACTCCTGATGCTGATTTGACCCAGCCACAGAAACAGTGGTGCGTCTGCTTTCCAATCACACTGTGTCCGCTggctcgcactcagcttctcccGCCGTTTATGTCATTATGCCTCCCAGCAGTCAGTGCCAGTACTAGTTCGTGCTTGCGTGTTACTTGCTCAGCTGCGCTCTCCCACTCTGGGTAACATGGTGCCAGTCACTCTCCTTCCACCTCTTGCTGCCTCAGCTGAGGGAGCTGTCTTACCTACCACTGGCCTGCTCcctctgccacccccacccccttggccacacAACAGCTCCAGTCTCCGGCTGTTGCAAAGCCGTGGTCCATCAGACTCGGCTCGATGCTCCTGAGATGCAGCAGTTCACTCTTTAAACTGGCAGACGTGCTATTTCCCTCCTCTCCTGTTgcaattcagcaggtctgacagcatctatggagagagaaagagttaacgtttcgagtccgtatgtccCTTCAGAGCtgtgaaaaagagtcatacggactcgatgttgactctttttctctccacagatgttgtcagacctgggttttcccagcattttctgtttttcttttggggTTTAATAATCCCTGTTCAAGTGACGCATTCACTTTTTAAATTGCTTATCTTCTGACACTTCTTGGCATCTGATATTTCAGCACATCAGGTACACGTTGAGGCTTACAAGGTACTAGCGCGCTTCCCTGAAAGAAAGGGCTTAGATTTTCCCCAGATCTCTGCTTTGAAGTGGCTGACTGCCAGGGTATTGCTGGCTTTGACATCACAGACAGTGCGGTTGTATGTGCAAGAAACATAAAGAAACAGTTGCGGTATCACCAAACTCCGCCTGTACTCATCACCCGCTAGGGCCATTAGGAGGAAGCTGAGTTCAGGCAATCTTAAACCAGTGCCTTAGCAAAACAAGCTCACCCAGTGAACAGCTACGATTATGGCCCTTGCATTTTGCAGGGCTGGGGGTTGATTTggagtttaatttaaaaaataaaaacaaaaaaactgcagatgctggaaatccaaaacaaaaactggaaaaactcagcaggtctggcagcatcggcggagaagaaaagagttgacgtttcgagtcctcatgacccttcgacagaacttgagttcgagtccaagaaagagttgaaatataagctggtttaaggtgtgtggcgggggggtggggggcggagagagagagagagaagtggagggggggttgtggttgtagggacaaacaagcagtgatagaagcagatcatcaaaagatgtcaccaacaataacCTGTTTGGGAGTCATTGAGGGTGGAACTTCTTGGCTGCCCAGTACCTGCTAATCTAATCCTTCTTTTGCCCACAGGCGCAAAGGGATTACTTTGGTGCCCACACATATGAGCTGCTGTGCAATCCAGGGGCTTTCATCCACACAAACTGGACAGGTCATGGTGGAAATGTCTCCTCCTCTTCGTACAATGCATGAGCTATAAACAGTTAACGCTAAAACACTTTGGTTAAAATAACATTCCGTAAGAGTAGatattttaaacaaacaaaaactGTAATTTTGAATATTCTAACTTAAGGCGTTCCCTATTATGTTGTGCTGGTATCCAATTTAGAACCAGGGAAATAGATTTACTGTGGATTTTCAATAAGGCCTTTGGGACTGATTGAAAAGTTTTCATGAATAATAAATTGTCTAAACTATGACCATGATGTCTGATGACTTTTATTTAAAACATAATTATTGCTCCTCTGCAATCGCAATACAAGGAAAATATTTtgttatattcattcacaggacagaggtgtcgctggctagaccagcatttgtttgcTATCCTTAGTTgctcttgaaggtggtggtgagctgccttcttggtgtaggtgcacccgcaGCGCtgtttaggaaggaagttccagggttttgacccagcggcaatgaaggaatggcgacagaCCAAGTCTTTCTCGAGGGTGATTagcgatgagcaataaatgttggccttgccactgaGTTTTAGTGAGCTGCTTGCTTCACTGCAGCATGTAGATGTtgctcactgctgccactgcattggtggagggagtattCCTTTTCATAGATTTAAAATTGATTTTTCTACAACTTTTAGTGATCTAATAAGTAACTTTCATGAGGCTTAgagaattttttgttttattcattcatgagatgcgagcatcgctggcaaagccaccatttattgcctaaGCCTAACGC is a genomic window of Carcharodon carcharias isolate sCarCar2 chromosome 15, sCarCar2.pri, whole genome shotgun sequence containing:
- the pgd gene encoding 6-phosphogluconate dehydrogenase, decarboxylating; translated protein: MAEADIALIGLAVMGQNLILNMNDHGFVVCAFNRTVSKVDSFLENEAKGTKVIGAHSLKEMVCKLKTPRRIVLLVKAGQAVDDFIQKLVPLLEKGDIIIDGGNSEYNDTTRRCKEMKAKGLLFVGSGVSGGEDGARYGPSLMPGGHKEAWPHIKDIFQSIAAKVGSGEACCDWVGDEGAGHFVKMVHNGIEYGDMQLICEAYHLMKDILHMDHDEMAKVFEEWNKTELDSFLIEITADILKFRDPSGKPLLPQIRDSAGQKGTGKWTAISSLEFGVPVTLIGEAVFARCLSSLKDERLIAGKRLTGPKTTKFSGDKGTFLEDIRKALYASKIISYAQGFMLLRQAAKEFNWSLNYGGIALMWRGGCIIRSVFLGKIKDAFDANPELQNLLLDQFFTKAVQDCQESWRHVVSTGVQMGIPMPCFSTALSFYDGYRHQMLPANLIQAQRDYFGAHTYELLCNPGAFIHTNWTGHGGNVSSSSYNA